A section of the Jaculus jaculus isolate mJacJac1 chromosome 6, mJacJac1.mat.Y.cur, whole genome shotgun sequence genome encodes:
- the Foxi3 gene encoding forkhead box protein I3 produces the protein MALYCGDNFGVYSQPAAAAAAPGAPPAARASYGLADYTAPPPPAAANPYLWLNGPGVGATPAAAAAAYLGAPPPPPPPPPGAAAGPFLQPPTAAGTFACAQRAFAPPAGSAAPASPAGPAAPGELAWLSVASREDLMKMVRPPYSYSALIAMAIQSAPERKLTLSHIYQFVADSFPFYQRSKAGWQNSIRHNLSLNDCFKKVPRDEDDPGKGNYWTLDPNCEKMFDNGNFRRKRKRRSEASNNSAVATGTSKPEALTSGLGAGVGVKPEGNSPSSLVRPSQSPEPPEGTKSAASSPGASTLTSTPCLSAFFSSLSTLNSSSTGGSQRALPGSRHLGIQGSQLPSGTFPPTSIPDASPDSLQLSTCPSSSQRASYYSPFPASSSGGQNSHFGNPFYNFSMVNSLIYPREGSEV, from the exons ATGGCCCTGTACTGCGGCGACAACTTCGGCGTGTACTCGcagcccgccgccgccgccgccgccccgggcGCGCCCCCGGCCGCCAGGGCGTCCTACGGCTTGGCCGACTACacggcgccgccgccgcccgccgccgccaaCCCCTACCTGTGGCTGAACGGCCCCGGCGTGGGCGccacccccgccgccgccgccgccgcgtacctgggcgccccgccgccgccgccgccgccgccccccggAGCCGCGGCCGGGCCCTTCCTGCAGCCGCCGACCGCCGCCGGCACGTTCGCCTGCGCGCAGAGGGCCTTCGCGCCGCCCGCGGGCTCCGCCGCGCCCGCCTCGCCCGCCGGCCCCGCGGCGCCCGGCGAGCTGGCCTGGCTGTCGGTGGCCAGCCGCGAGGACCTGATGAAGATGGTGCGGCCGCCCTACTCGTACTCGGCGCTCATCGCCATGGCCATCCAGAGCGCGCCCGAGCGCAAGCTCACGCTCAGCCACATCTACCAGTTCGTGGCCGACAGCTTCCCCTTCTACCAGCGCAGCAAGGCGGGCTGGCAGAACTCCATCCGCCACAACCTGTCGCTCAACGACTGCTTCAAGAAGGTGCCCCGCGACGAAGACGACCCGG ggaAAGGTAATTACTGGACTCTGGATCCAAACTGTGAGAAAATGTTTGACAACGGGAACTTCCGTCGGAAGCGAAAGCGCCGTTCTGAGGCCAGCAACAACTCCGCAGTGGCCACGGGGACATCAAAACCAGAGGCATTGACGTCAGGGTTAGGGGCTGGAGTGGGTGTGAAGCCCGAAGGAAACAGCCCCTCTTCCCTGGTGAGGCCTTCACAGTCCCCGGAGCCTCCTGAGGGCACCAAGAGTGCTGCGTCCTCTCCAGGAGCGTCCACGCTCACCTCCACCCCCTGCCTCAGTGCCTTCTTCAGCAGCCTCAGCACCTTGAATAGCAGCAGCACTGGGGGCAGCCAGCGGGCCCTCCCCGGCAGCCGCCACCTTGGGATCCAGGGAAGCCAGCTGCCCTCCGGCACGTTCCCCCCCACCTCCATTCCCGATGCCTCACCAGACAGCTTGCAGCTGAGCACCTGCCCCAGCAGCAGCCAGCGGGCATCCTACTACAGCCCCTTCCCTGCCAGCAGCAGCGGGGGCCAGAACAGCCACTTCGGCAACCCTTTCTACAACTTCAGCATGGTCAACAGCCTCATCTACCCCCGGGAAGGCTCTGAGGTGTAA